Part of the Nitrososphaerota archaeon genome, AGAGGGAGAGGGCTGGGCTCGTCGTAGCGGCCTCCTCAGCATACACACTCTACATCGTTCGAGACTATTTCAGCCCCGGATCTGAGGATAGTAGAAGAGTGCTTGCCCACGAATATATGCACCTCCTCCAATATAATAGGGTTAGGCAGCCGCAGACTATGTGGTTAGATGCTCAGCTCGCTTGGAGCGCCTTTATAGAGGGTGAAGCTGACTTGGTTGCTGATCTCTACACATCGAACAAGACTGGCAGAATATCTCTGGCCACGTCGAATCTTGGGCAGCCTAAGAGCCGGTTAGACACGTGGTTCATAGACCAATTGACCTACTTCCCCTACGTCTTCGGCGAAAGGTTTGCTTACACCCTATATCTTGCTGGAGGCTGGAGCGCCTTAGACCAAGCCCACTCTGACCCACCATCATCTACCGCTGAAATCCTAAACCCAGATCTCTACGTGAAAGGCTTTAAGCCGAGATATCCACAGAACCCAACACCACTAAGCGAAGGCTGGCGCATATACTACCCAGATGTTCTAGGCGCATTCTTCCTCAAACTCTTTTTGACACGCACATTAGACTCAGAGGTAGCTCAAAAGGTAGCATACTCTTGGTTAGGCGATAACGCCACCCTCTACCTAAGTGAAGGAGAGCATCTACTCTACTGGCAGATCGACTTAGCCGATGTAGAGCAAGCCAGCATGGTTAAGCAGATGCTCAAAGAGAACCTGCTGAAAGAAGCCTCTGTCGAAGAGAAGGAAGTATTGCAGATGAATGGTATCTGCATAGCCATACTCAACAAAGACTCTAACCTCATGGTAGTGAGTGCATCAAACCTTACTTTGGCTGAAGAAGCCTTAGATGACCTACTCAAAAAGGGCTTCGCTTAAACTTCATATATCTGGGGTAGGGTAGCACTAAAGTATGAGCGGAGAATCCGTCTGCCCACTCTGTGGTGGAAAACTTAAGATCAGCACAAGTAAGAACCCTGTGAGGAACGTTGTAAAAGTCTATGTTAAGTGCAGCAGATGCGCTTTTGAAAAGACGTATGAGCGCCCACCAGAAGTCACATTAGAGGATTGGTTAAAACATGTGCTAGAAGAAGAAAAGACAAGAAAAAAATAGGAGGAGGGGTCTACTGCTTGACCCCAGTTATAGTTCTGGTCTCTGTAACATACCATCTTGTATGATCTCTGAAGGAGTCGTAGAACTTTAGGAACGTGTTGTAATCCTCAGCTTCGACGACGAAGAAGCCGTTGTACCCTATTCCGAAAGCGTGGTCGTATTCGCCCACCAGTTTAACCCCCTTTGGCCATTTTTTCTGCTTGAAATCTTCCCACTTTTTCTTCGAATCCTCCAGCTCTTTAGGCGATAGCTCCCTTACCCTATAAAATATGACGAAGCCCAGCGTCATACACGTTAATATTGTCAAGTGGTTGATTAAAAGGGTTTTGATATCTTATCTTGATTAGTGTAGCTAAGGATTTTAATCCAACTTTACCCTAAGATTGCGTATGCCCAGGTTTTATACTGGAAGCGGGGATAGAGGCGAAACTACCCTGCTAGGAGGGGTTAGGGTCGGTAAAGATGATGCAAGGGTAAACGCGTTAGGTGAGCTCGACGAAGCTAACTGCATAGTAGGCTTCGCAAGAAGCTTCATAAAGCTGCCTGAAGTTGATAGTATGTTAGAGAGGGTCCAGCAAGATCTTTTCCTAATCGGCTTAGATGTCATAGCCCCTCTTCAAAACAGAAGCCGTGTAAGCGAAGACATGGTGAAAGCGCTGGAGGAGCAACTCGACTCTCTAGCCAAAGACCTACCAGAATACCGTAGATTTGTGCTACCGGATGGAACACCAGAAGTAGCCTCACTATACCTTGCGAGAAGTGTGGTCAGAAGGGTTGAGCGGACCATAGTGAAGATGGCGAGGTCAGCGCCGAACCTTCTCCCTTCAATAAAGTATCTGAACAGGCTCTCTTCGCTACTTTACGTCGCCGCTAGATACACCGCGTTAAAGACGGGTGTGGTTGAGAAAGAGTGGGTTAGCGATGAATCTAAGCCGTAGAGGTTTCTACAGGCGGGAGCCCATACTTGGAGCACCTTTCGTCAACGTATCTTTGGATAAGCTCTATATCTTTCTCAGATAGGTGCCTAAACCTGCCTTGCATCTTAAGATACTCTACAACAGGCTTTCTGCGCGCAGGTTTAACCGTCAGCCTAAACTGCCCATTCTCCACCTCGTAAAGAATGAAGACACCTGTCTGCACGCCTAACCTGCTGACTTGAATAACCTTCTCGCTTGGGATACGCCAACCAGGTGTGCAAGGCGTATAGATATGTAGATAGGCAGGCCCCTCGACCTCAAGCCCCTTCTTCGCTTTGTTGATCAGATCTAGAGGATAGGCTACCGTAGCCGTAGCAACATAGGGTATGCCGTGTGCAGCGACTATCGCTGGAAGATCCTTCTTGAATGTCATCTGACCCGCAGGCTTTGCCTTACCAGGAGGTGAGGTGGTGGTCCAGGCGCCATAAGGCGTAGAGCTAGATCTCTGTATCCCCGTGTTCATATAGGCTTCATTGTCCAAGCAGACGTAGAGGAAGTCGTGGCCACGCTCAAGAGCTCCTGAAAGCGCTTGGAAGCCGATATCCGCTGTGCCTCCATCGCCAGCGAAGCATACTACGTGAATCTTCTTCTCAGGCATAACCTTCTTCCTCATCAGAACCTTCAGAGCTGCTTCTATGCCAGAAGCGACAGCGGCCGCGTTTTCGAATGCTACATGGTACCAGGGCACAGCCCAAGCGGTATATGGATAGGGTGAAGAAACTACCTCAAGGCAGCCTGTAGCGTTTACAACAATCACATTAGGTCCAGCGGCTTTCAAAACGTGTCTAACAGCGATTGTTTCTCCGCAACCTTGGCATGCTCTGTGACCTGATGTGAAGTATTCCTCGAGCGGTATATCTTTTATGCTCTTGAATGCTTGTACAGCCATATTTCTACACCCTCGCTTGGATGAATTCTACTGTATGCTCGTGTCCTTCTTTAGAAACCGCTTCTAGTGCCCGCTCACCTATTTTGGTAAAATCCCTTATCGTTATGTCTCTGCCACCTAAGCCAGCTACGAAGCTCAGAACAGCTGGTCGATCCCTCTCATCATACAATATGTTCCGTATATCGCCGTAAATAGGCCCTCCCAACCCCCCAGCAGATATGGCTCTATCCACAACCGCTACAGCCCTAACTCCGCTCAGCACATTCTTTATCTCTTGAATCGGGAAGGGTCGGTAGAGTCTGAGCTTGATTAGACCTATCTTCTTACCTTCATTCCTCATCTTGTCCACAGCCATCCGCCCTGTACCGGCGAATCCTCCTGCTATGAGTATGGCTGCTTCAGCGTCCTCAAGCCTATATGTCTCCAGAGGCGCATAGTATCGACCAAAAAGGTCACCAAATTCACGCCAAACTTCTAAGATCACAGCCTTAGATGCGTTAAGCGCCCACTCGTTCTGAACCTTCAGCTCCGTCTGAATATCCGGACCAGATACAGGACCCCAAGTGCTCGGCTGATCTGGCGTAAGTCTGTAAATAGCCTTCCTATGTTTAGGCAGAAAGCGGTCCACCTCTTCTTGATCGAGCGCGATCAGAGGCTCTATCACATGTGTCACGTGGAAGCCGTCGAAGCAGACCGCCACAGGAAGGAGAACCCTCTCATCCTCAGCTATCTTAAACGCCTGTAGCGTATGATCAAAGACTTCTTGTGCGTTTTCAGCGTATATCTGGATCCAACCGCAGTCCCTTGAAGCCATCATATCGCTCTGATCACCCCAGATGTTCAGATTCGGTGAAAGAGATCTGTTAGCAACGCCCATAACGATGGGAAGCCTATTACCCGCGGCAATAAAGAGCATCTCATGCATCAAAGCAAGGCCCTGCCCAGCCGTAGATGTGTAGACTCTAGCACCAGCAGCGCTCGCACCTATACAAGCGCTCATGGCTGAGTGCTCTGATTCGACGTTTATGTACTCCGCATCCAGCTCACCGTTTGCCACATACTCCGCTAGGCGCTCTACGATATGTGTCTGAGGTGTTATTGGGTAGGCTGCGATCACATCTACGTTTGCTAGTTTAACAGCAAGCGATGCTGCGTGGGAGCATTCTATAGCTATCCTCCTACTCAACTCACATCACTCCTCCTCATCGACCATCTTGATGGCTTTCCTCGCGCATTCTTCAGCGCATATACCACATCCTTTACAGTACTTCAGATTGATCTCATACATCCCCTCGGAGTTGATGAAGACCGCTCCATCTGGGCAGTACACCCAGCACATCCCACATTTAGTACATAGCTTTGCATCTAGAATCGGTCTCTGGCTTCTGAACGACCCTGTCTCATACTGCTTCGCTGAGCCTGGTACAAAGATTATTCCTGCTATCGGTAAGGTCTTAACCGTTGGTTTGCTCTCACTCATTCTACTCACCTACTACAACTTCGTTGAACCCTCTCGTCACCGCCTTGGCGTTCATCTCGCCCGCTTTCCCACCGAACCTTTCTCTTACAACATCTAAAACAAAGTGCAGGTCCACCAACCCTATCACTCTAACAGCGGCGCCTAGCATCGTCGTATTAACGATCGGTACTCCTAGTGTTTCACGCGCTATCTTTCTTGCATCGATTACAGCAAGCCTGCAGTTCACGCCCAGTTCTCCTCTAAGATCATTTAACGACTTGCTCGTATTTATTATCACCGCTCCTCCTTCCTTGAGCCCCTCTAGAACATTCACCATTCTTAGAAGACCAGAGTCGATAACTATGACCACGTCTGGCTCATAGACCTCCGAACGCACACCTATGGGCTTTTTATCTAACCTATTAAATGCCAGAACAGGCGCACCACGTCTCTCGGGACCAAAAGATGGTGAAGCTTGCGCATACCAACCTTGATTTATAGCAGCGTGTGCAAGAAGCTCCGCAGCGGTCACAGCACCTTGCCCACCCCGCCCGTGCCAGCGGATTTCAATCAAACCGCGTTCACCAACATCAATGGGTTATCAAGTTTAAGAGAAATTTTCTGAGATATATGCTTAACTTAATTTGTTTTTGGCTGCGTTGATTGAGGTTTTCTTTTTTGTTAACAAGATAGCAATCAGTGTTTGTATCTTCGAATCTTCACACCGTTATCCTCTAAGTTCTTGATGTACCTCTTTATAGCTGGTATGATTAAGCGCAGATCCTTCTCTCTTATGACTACATCCGCTCTGGACTCAACAATCGGCTGGGCGCAGAAGGCTATCTTTAGTTGAGCCAGCT contains:
- a CDS encoding cob(I)yrinic acid a,c-diamide adenosyltransferase; the protein is MPRFYTGSGDRGETTLLGGVRVGKDDARVNALGELDEANCIVGFARSFIKLPEVDSMLERVQQDLFLIGLDVIAPLQNRSRVSEDMVKALEEQLDSLAKDLPEYRRFVLPDGTPEVASLYLARSVVRRVERTIVKMARSAPNLLPSIKYLNRLSSLLYVAARYTALKTGVVEKEWVSDESKP
- the porA gene encoding pyruvate ferredoxin oxidoreductase produces the protein MSRRIAIECSHAASLAVKLANVDVIAAYPITPQTHIVERLAEYVANGELDAEYINVESEHSAMSACIGASAAGARVYTSTAGQGLALMHEMLFIAAGNRLPIVMGVANRSLSPNLNIWGDQSDMMASRDCGWIQIYAENAQEVFDHTLQAFKIAEDERVLLPVAVCFDGFHVTHVIEPLIALDQEEVDRFLPKHRKAIYRLTPDQPSTWGPVSGPDIQTELKVQNEWALNASKAVILEVWREFGDLFGRYYAPLETYRLEDAEAAILIAGGFAGTGRMAVDKMRNEGKKIGLIKLRLYRPFPIQEIKNVLSGVRAVAVVDRAISAGGLGGPIYGDIRNILYDERDRPAVLSFVAGLGGRDITIRDFTKIGERALEAVSKEGHEHTVEFIQARV
- a CDS encoding 4Fe-4S binding protein, encoding MSESKPTVKTLPIAGIIFVPGSAKQYETGSFRSQRPILDAKLCTKCGMCWVYCPDGAVFINSEGMYEINLKYCKGCGICAEECARKAIKMVDEEE
- a CDS encoding pyruvate synthase subunit beta, producing MAVQAFKSIKDIPLEEYFTSGHRACQGCGETIAVRHVLKAAGPNVIVVNATGCLEVVSSPYPYTAWAVPWYHVAFENAAAVASGIEAALKVLMRKKVMPEKKIHVVCFAGDGGTADIGFQALSGALERGHDFLYVCLDNEAYMNTGIQRSSSTPYGAWTTTSPPGKAKPAGQMTFKKDLPAIVAAHGIPYVATATVAYPLDLINKAKKGLEVEGPAYLHIYTPCTPGWRIPSEKVIQVSRLGVQTGVFILYEVENGQFRLTVKPARRKPVVEYLKMQGRFRHLSEKDIELIQRYVDERCSKYGLPPVETSTA